From Chloroflexota bacterium, the proteins below share one genomic window:
- a CDS encoding helix-turn-helix transcriptional regulator, which produces MSNKHQIEHIQLEHNALAPMFIAKLEPHHIPNVVNLPHRHSFHELLWIRAGTGRHWVDQQSYPLQAHTLALVAQGQVHVFEQAEALDGYYLRYDQAFLPTQADEQQPSFRANGGLQLSAVDSQIIDSLFELLAHEYQREDCLAKYHSLRHLLLTLLWQSQRLSHAADQPPQSANYAMYRQFLALLEQAFQQHHDIHYYADQLNLSKTQLAQIISQHSGQPPKRIILKRILLEAQRYLQFTTMPIQQLAQSLGFHDPFHFSKFFKQELGISPRRYREQSFKK; this is translated from the coding sequence ATGTCAAATAAACACCAGATTGAGCATATTCAACTTGAGCATAATGCCTTAGCGCCAATGTTCATCGCCAAACTAGAGCCACATCACATCCCCAACGTGGTTAATCTGCCACACCGCCATAGCTTCCACGAGCTTTTATGGATCAGGGCTGGTACTGGGCGACATTGGGTTGATCAGCAATCGTACCCATTACAAGCCCACACTTTAGCTTTAGTGGCTCAAGGCCAAGTGCATGTTTTTGAGCAGGCCGAGGCACTTGATGGCTATTATCTGCGCTATGATCAGGCGTTTCTGCCCACCCAAGCTGATGAGCAACAACCAAGCTTTCGAGCCAACGGCGGGCTACAACTGAGTGCTGTCGATAGCCAAATTATCGATAGCTTGTTTGAATTATTGGCCCACGAATATCAACGTGAAGATTGTTTAGCCAAATATCACAGCCTACGCCATTTGCTGCTGACCCTCCTTTGGCAAAGCCAACGGCTGAGCCATGCCGCCGATCAACCACCACAATCAGCCAATTATGCCATGTATCGCCAATTTTTGGCGCTGCTCGAACAAGCATTTCAGCAGCATCATGACATTCACTATTATGCCGATCAGCTTAATCTGAGCAAAACCCAATTGGCGCAAATTATCAGTCAGCACAGCGGCCAACCACCCAAACGCATCATTCTCAAACGAATTTTGCTCGAAGCACAGCGTTATTTGCAATTTACCACCATGCCAATTCAACAACTAGCCCAAAGCCTCGGCTTTCATGATCCCTTCCATTTCAGCAAATTTTTCAAGCAAGAGCTAGGCATTTCGCCACGCCGTTATCGCGAACAAAGCTTCAAAAAATGA
- a CDS encoding glycoside hydrolase family 9 protein, with translation MSADHSRTVIGIRSTRSFWARGFFVFWLVIALGCQQAIVPATSQIYAQPPQTVGNLLQNGDFSAGFAPWWATSSVATDTASGALVATINNAGSNPWDAIVGQNGVPLQSGQTYTVTFRIRASTTGTVVMKLQKEASPYTNYFSQDVTLTTSDQAHQFVFTSGFDDAGAAFQFQMGGQGTNVLTIDDVQVLGETGPVEPSGNLVQNGEFVGGLPPWWTGGDVSVNTDDGACLTINTPGTNPWDVQLGQHTIAIEAGVSYQLKFAAKSTVPVTLPVRLQKNAEPYTGYFSADPVLNSAWTEFVYNFTSAYSDAASLLFQMGGIGTPTICIDQVSLYMLETGIRVNQASYLPTMSKVASLVHPATEPLAWQLHNTADAVVASGQTTVYGEESASAEHVHLIDFSSYQTVGEGYYLSIGSETSYPFAIEAGLYSRMKYDALAYFYHNRSGIAITMPYAGGEQWTRPAGHIGVAPNQGDTSVTCFTGTDTQGQSWPGCDYQLNVSKGWYDAGDHGKYVVNSGISVWTLLNQYERAQQRGPESLAQFADGTMNIPENNNGVPDLLDEVRWNMEFMLGMQIPTTAPVSKTGMVHHKVHDANWTGLPMAPHEDSQMRYLYPPSTAATLNLAATAAQCSRIWREIDEAFADRCLVAAERAWQAALAYPNEIARDNFNGGGGYGDSTLNDEWYWAAAELYITTGSATYREAIEESSYYLQLDLGGGSAMNWGGVASLGTLSLALVPNDLSSAERQTARAAVIAAADQFVAAQQSSGYGIPYDPGLQYPWGSNSSILNNMIVMGLAGDFTGDASYADAISQGMAYLLGRNPLNRSYISGYGSVSLTNPHHRFWAKQINPEYPGTPPGVVAGGPNSSIQDPYAQVELAGCAALKCYVDHIDSWSTNEVTINWNSPLAWVAAYLDDYDTSSVQYLPLISK, from the coding sequence ATGAGCGCTGACCACAGCCGTACCGTGATTGGTATCCGTTCGACGAGGAGCTTTTGGGCACGAGGATTTTTCGTCTTTTGGTTGGTTATTGCGTTAGGCTGCCAACAAGCGATTGTGCCAGCCACCTCACAGATTTATGCTCAACCCCCGCAAACTGTTGGTAATTTGCTGCAAAATGGCGATTTCAGCGCTGGTTTTGCGCCATGGTGGGCCACAAGCTCGGTCGCTACTGATACTGCGAGTGGTGCATTAGTCGCAACCATCAATAATGCTGGTAGTAATCCATGGGATGCAATCGTTGGCCAAAATGGAGTTCCGCTTCAATCAGGCCAAACCTACACTGTCACGTTTCGCATCCGTGCCTCAACCACTGGTACTGTGGTGATGAAACTGCAAAAAGAGGCCTCGCCCTATACCAACTATTTTAGCCAAGATGTTACCTTGACCACGAGCGATCAAGCCCATCAATTTGTTTTTACCTCAGGCTTTGATGATGCTGGGGCTGCTTTTCAATTTCAAATGGGCGGCCAAGGCACGAATGTACTGACAATTGACGATGTGCAAGTGTTGGGCGAAACTGGCCCGGTCGAGCCATCGGGCAATTTGGTGCAAAATGGCGAGTTTGTTGGTGGCCTACCGCCTTGGTGGACTGGCGGCGATGTCAGTGTGAACACCGATGATGGCGCGTGTTTGACGATCAACACTCCTGGCACAAATCCTTGGGATGTGCAGCTTGGTCAACATACCATTGCGATTGAAGCTGGTGTGAGCTATCAGCTTAAATTTGCTGCCAAATCAACTGTGCCAGTCACTTTGCCCGTGCGTTTGCAAAAAAATGCCGAGCCATACACTGGCTATTTTTCGGCTGATCCAGTGCTCAACTCGGCCTGGACAGAATTTGTCTATAATTTTACATCGGCCTATAGCGATGCAGCTTCGTTGTTGTTCCAAATGGGTGGCATCGGAACCCCGACGATCTGTATTGATCAGGTGAGTTTGTATATGTTAGAAACCGGAATTCGGGTCAACCAAGCCAGCTATTTGCCCACGATGAGCAAAGTGGCAAGTTTGGTGCATCCTGCGACTGAGCCATTGGCTTGGCAATTGCATAACACTGCTGATGCAGTGGTGGCAAGCGGCCAAACCACGGTGTATGGCGAAGAATCAGCCTCGGCTGAACATGTGCATTTGATCGATTTTTCAAGCTACCAAACGGTTGGTGAAGGCTATTATCTGAGCATCGGTAGCGAAACGAGCTATCCATTTGCCATCGAGGCAGGCTTGTATTCGCGGATGAAATATGATGCTTTGGCCTATTTCTACCATAATCGCAGCGGGATTGCGATTACCATGCCCTATGCTGGTGGTGAGCAATGGACGCGACCAGCAGGCCACATCGGGGTTGCACCCAACCAAGGCGATACCTCGGTAACCTGTTTTACTGGCACTGACACCCAAGGCCAAAGCTGGCCTGGCTGCGATTATCAACTCAATGTTTCGAAGGGTTGGTACGATGCTGGCGATCATGGCAAATATGTGGTCAACAGTGGCATTTCGGTCTGGACGTTGCTCAATCAATATGAACGAGCGCAGCAACGTGGCCCCGAGAGCCTAGCCCAATTTGCCGATGGCACCATGAATATTCCCGAAAATAACAATGGCGTGCCTGATTTGTTGGATGAAGTGCGCTGGAATATGGAGTTTATGCTAGGAATGCAAATTCCTACGACTGCGCCAGTTTCCAAAACGGGTATGGTGCACCATAAAGTTCACGATGCGAACTGGACTGGTTTGCCAATGGCTCCACACGAAGATAGCCAAATGCGCTATTTGTATCCACCAAGTACCGCCGCAACCTTGAACTTGGCTGCGACCGCTGCCCAATGTTCACGGATTTGGCGTGAGATCGATGAAGCCTTTGCTGACCGTTGTTTGGTGGCGGCTGAACGAGCTTGGCAAGCAGCCTTGGCCTATCCTAACGAAATCGCCCGCGATAACTTCAATGGCGGTGGTGGCTATGGCGATAGCACCTTGAATGATGAATGGTATTGGGCCGCCGCCGAATTGTATATCACAACTGGCTCGGCCACCTATCGCGAAGCAATTGAAGAATCGAGCTATTATTTGCAGCTTGATCTTGGTGGTGGTAGCGCCATGAACTGGGGCGGCGTGGCCAGCCTTGGCACCCTGTCGTTGGCCTTGGTTCCCAATGATTTGAGTAGTGCTGAGCGCCAAACTGCCCGTGCCGCAGTCATTGCAGCGGCTGATCAATTTGTGGCTGCGCAGCAATCCAGTGGCTATGGCATTCCATACGATCCAGGTCTGCAATATCCTTGGGGTTCCAACTCATCAATTCTGAATAATATGATTGTAATGGGTTTGGCAGGCGACTTTACTGGCGATGCCAGCTATGCCGATGCAATTAGCCAAGGCATGGCTTACTTGTTGGGGCGTAATCCACTGAATCGCTCGTATATTTCGGGCTATGGCTCGGTCTCATTGACCAATCCACATCATCGCTTCTGGGCCAAGCAAATTAATCCAGAGTATCCTGGTACGCCGCCAGGTGTGGTGGCTGGTGGGCCAAATTCAAGCATTCAAGACCCCTATGCTCAAGTCGAATTGGCTGGTTGCGCGGCCTTGAAGTGCTATGTTGATCATATCGATTCGTGGTCAACCAATGAAGTGACGATTAACTGGAACTCGCCGCTGGCGTGGGTTGCGGCCTATCTTGATGATTATGATACGAGTTCGGTGCAGTATCTGCCGTTGATCAGTAAGTAA
- a CDS encoding dihydroxyacetone kinase subunit L, translating to MSKALTDLFAEMTRNLADERDSLNALDGVGDGDAGDNMLSNFETITNTLRQNEGQGSVDQALRAASKALRTSGKGPTAPMYANGLDQAAKDLEGKTSFGVNDIVKLLGGLLGGVQNTPGVKQQGEGGILDGLVPGVTTFMQARNNGKSTLEALMDGYKASQRGAYGTTQQGSGFGQFGNNDTSGKVDPGAAGASSLFGSLLQTLLANGLSAGRGEPSKTSGFEELFGGGQPQQSQQPQQQQPQGGYGDALGGLSDLFGQLFGGGGLFGGQPQQPQQRPSSRGDDPQPRLRDQEVI from the coding sequence ATGTCGAAGGCTTTGACCGACCTTTTTGCCGAAATGACCCGCAATTTAGCCGATGAACGTGATTCATTGAATGCCCTTGATGGGGTTGGCGACGGCGATGCTGGCGATAACATGCTCAGCAATTTTGAAACGATCACCAATACATTGCGCCAAAATGAAGGCCAAGGCTCGGTTGATCAAGCCTTACGTGCGGCTAGCAAGGCTTTGCGTACTTCAGGCAAAGGCCCAACCGCTCCGATGTATGCCAACGGCTTAGATCAAGCTGCCAAAGATTTAGAAGGTAAAACATCATTTGGGGTGAATGATATTGTGAAATTGCTCGGTGGCTTGTTGGGCGGGGTGCAAAATACGCCTGGGGTTAAACAACAGGGCGAAGGCGGGATTCTCGATGGGCTTGTGCCCGGCGTGACCACCTTTATGCAAGCCCGTAATAACGGTAAATCGACGCTCGAAGCGCTGATGGATGGCTACAAGGCTTCGCAACGTGGAGCCTATGGCACAACTCAGCAAGGCTCTGGCTTTGGTCAATTCGGCAACAACGATACCTCTGGCAAGGTCGATCCAGGTGCTGCTGGAGCTAGTTCGTTGTTTGGCAGTTTGTTGCAAACCTTGCTTGCCAATGGCCTGAGCGCTGGCCGTGGCGAGCCAAGCAAAACCAGCGGTTTTGAAGAATTATTTGGTGGTGGTCAACCGCAACAATCGCAACAACCCCAGCAACAACAGCCGCAAGGTGGCTATGGCGATGCCCTTGGTGGACTTAGCGATTTGTTTGGGCAATTATTTGGTGGTGGCGGTTTATTTGGCGGCCAACCACAACAACCGCAACAACGCCCTAGCAGCCGTGGCGATGATCCGCAGCCGCGTTTGCGTGACCAAGAAGTTATTTAA
- a CDS encoding DHA2 family efflux MFS transporter permease subunit produces the protein MKRIVIDQKIAVCVVFVAALFMSIMDGTIINVALATIQQDFGASSSAINAIVVIYLICIAVVIPASGWLGDRWNTKWVFLTSLGLFTLASLACGLAQNIEQLMLTRAAQGIAAGALMPVGTTMLFRTFPPHQRIQVSRVLIIPTVIAPAVGPVLGGFLVDHLSWHWVFFVNGPIGLAALIFGVIWLQAPAQEEVGAFDWMGFILAGAGFAALLYTLTEGASKGWGSPIILVSAAIGVGALAALVVVELAKAKPMLDLRLFSIPLFRISNLVAIFGSAAFTGILFLMPQFLQNVVGASALESGLTTSPEAIGVVLSSQIVARLYPKVGPRRLTFGGVLGVAVMMGLMSTIDAETNLWLVRALMFGTGVGMAYLFLPIEAAVFAQIPHASTGQASAIFSMQQQLGSALGVAILGSVLALNHSGTTINQNAQSYQYAFLAAAILAFVSACVALFIRDRDAAATMAEHGEHSELSHSIA, from the coding sequence ATGAAACGGATCGTGATCGATCAAAAAATTGCAGTTTGCGTCGTCTTTGTAGCGGCGTTATTTATGAGTATTATGGATGGCACGATTATCAACGTGGCACTAGCAACCATCCAACAAGATTTTGGCGCGAGCAGCAGCGCAATCAATGCAATCGTGGTGATCTATTTAATTTGTATTGCGGTGGTAATTCCAGCTTCGGGCTGGTTGGGCGACCGTTGGAACACCAAATGGGTCTTTTTGACCTCACTTGGTTTGTTCACCTTGGCCTCGCTGGCCTGTGGCTTAGCCCAAAATATCGAGCAATTAATGCTAACTCGGGCTGCTCAAGGCATCGCCGCTGGTGCATTGATGCCTGTCGGTACGACCATGCTTTTCCGCACCTTTCCGCCGCACCAGCGCATCCAAGTTTCGCGGGTGCTGATTATCCCGACGGTCATTGCGCCCGCAGTTGGGCCAGTGCTCGGCGGATTTTTAGTCGATCATCTGTCATGGCACTGGGTCTTTTTCGTCAATGGCCCAATTGGCTTAGCCGCGCTGATCTTCGGGGTCATTTGGTTGCAAGCGCCAGCCCAAGAAGAAGTTGGCGCATTCGATTGGATGGGCTTTATTTTAGCGGGAGCAGGCTTTGCCGCGTTGCTCTACACCTTGACCGAAGGTGCGAGCAAAGGCTGGGGTTCGCCAATCATTTTGGTGAGTGCCGCGATTGGGGTTGGCGCACTTGCCGCGCTGGTGGTCGTTGAATTAGCCAAAGCCAAGCCAATGCTTGATCTGCGGCTCTTCTCCATTCCCTTGTTTCGCATTAGCAATTTAGTAGCGATTTTCGGCTCAGCCGCTTTTACAGGCATTCTGTTTCTGATGCCCCAATTTTTGCAAAATGTGGTTGGAGCCAGTGCGCTCGAATCGGGCTTGACCACCTCGCCCGAAGCAATTGGTGTAGTGCTATCGAGCCAAATCGTAGCGCGACTTTACCCCAAAGTTGGCCCACGCCGCTTGACCTTTGGCGGGGTTTTAGGGGTTGCTGTGATGATGGGCTTGATGAGCACAATCGATGCTGAAACCAATTTGTGGTTGGTACGTGCCTTGATGTTTGGCACAGGCGTGGGGATGGCCTACCTCTTTTTGCCAATTGAGGCCGCCGTTTTTGCCCAAATTCCCCATGCTTCAACTGGCCAAGCCTCGGCAATTTTCAGCATGCAACAACAACTTGGTTCGGCCTTGGGCGTAGCCATTTTGGGCAGCGTGTTGGCGCTCAATCATAGCGGCACAACAATCAATCAAAATGCCCAAAGCTATCAGTATGCCTTCTTGGCAGCAGCAATTTTGGCATTCGTTTCAGCTTGTGTAGCGTTGTTCATTCGCGATCGCGATGCAGCAGCGACTATGGCGGAACATGGCGAGCACAGCGAATTAAGTCATTCAATCGCCTAA
- a CDS encoding serine/threonine-protein phosphatase has translation MPYNATSNFAALKLDWLEEPMQPARTSHNYTPMPFRRLLRWSMILSTVLGFIILIPVATSGLNVENVLMTFGSSYSIGLAAPSLVFFLLRWTMPIAQRRNWSPIRAWSLAAFLGGLIATIIYAVIFGLFFIAANERLNFIIFWTILGSLLSAGTTGLFYTAERVLNELDKGRQALRHNAALSEELRLARMIQEGLLPDHPPEINGLAIAGGCFPAHEVGGDLLSYDLTADGRLCLSVGDVTGKSVSAAMLMGITLGVLQAEIYDHEEPATVLSELDRWLRTKRQTNNFVALQVALFNPQTSSMLLANAGQLAPLRRRQHEVEFLEIKGSLPLGMGPTMPHVQEQVSLQSGDLLVFYTDGVVEAQNAKGEMWGFESLINLVKTIKSNHPHEIVQAILTAIRSYTHNIEPHDDITLVVVAVQ, from the coding sequence GTGCCGTATAATGCAACCAGCAATTTTGCCGCGTTGAAGCTTGATTGGCTTGAGGAACCCATGCAACCCGCCCGCACCAGCCACAACTATACACCCATGCCATTTCGCCGCTTACTGCGCTGGTCGATGATACTCTCAACCGTTTTGGGCTTTATCATCCTTATTCCAGTCGCAACCTCGGGCCTGAATGTTGAAAATGTGCTTATGACCTTTGGCTCTAGCTATTCAATTGGGCTTGCAGCGCCATCGCTAGTCTTTTTTTTGCTGCGCTGGACAATGCCAATCGCCCAACGCCGCAACTGGTCGCCAATTCGGGCTTGGTCGTTGGCAGCATTTTTGGGTGGACTGATTGCCACCATTATTTATGCAGTGATTTTTGGGCTATTTTTTATTGCCGCCAACGAACGCCTCAACTTCATCATCTTTTGGACGATCCTTGGTTCGTTACTTTCAGCAGGCACCACTGGTCTATTTTACACAGCCGAGCGCGTGCTGAATGAACTCGACAAAGGCCGCCAAGCCTTGCGCCACAATGCCGCCCTTTCGGAAGAATTGCGGCTTGCTCGTATGATCCAAGAAGGCTTGCTGCCCGATCATCCACCTGAGATCAATGGTTTAGCGATTGCTGGCGGTTGTTTTCCCGCCCATGAAGTTGGCGGCGATTTGCTGAGCTACGATTTAACCGCTGATGGCCGTTTATGCCTTAGTGTGGGCGATGTAACGGGCAAAAGCGTCAGCGCAGCCATGCTGATGGGCATTACGCTGGGAGTGCTTCAAGCAGAAATTTATGATCATGAAGAGCCAGCGACTGTGCTCAGCGAGCTTGATCGCTGGTTGCGCACCAAGCGTCAAACCAATAATTTTGTGGCCTTGCAAGTCGCCTTGTTCAACCCCCAAACCAGTAGTATGCTCTTGGCCAATGCTGGGCAATTAGCACCGTTGCGTCGTCGCCAGCACGAAGTAGAGTTTCTAGAAATTAAGGGCAGTTTGCCGCTAGGAATGGGGCCAACGATGCCCCATGTTCAAGAGCAAGTCAGTTTGCAATCTGGCGATTTGCTGGTGTTTTATACCGATGGCGTAGTTGAGGCCCAAAATGCTAAGGGTGAAATGTGGGGCTTCGAAAGTTTGATCAATCTAGTCAAAACGATCAAGAGCAACCACCCGCATGAAATTGTCCAAGCAATTCTCACAGCAATTCGTAGTTATACCCACAACATCGAACCGCACGACGATATTACCTTGGTCGTGGTGGCTGTTCAATAA